The following proteins come from a genomic window of Nostoc sp. ATCC 53789:
- the era gene encoding GTPase Era, which yields MRVEPKVTSIDNYNFSFSGEVTIPQAPPDFKSGFIGIVGRPNVGKSTLMNQLVGQKIAITSPIAQTTRNRLRGILTTPEAQLIFVDTPGIHKPHHQLGEVLVQNAKIAIESVDVVLFVVDGAVACGSGDRYIAELLSRSKTPVILGVNKSDQQPDDSQYLDDSYAQMAQSHEWEIVKFSAKTSAGLPQLQELLIEHLEIGPLYYPPDLVTDQPERFIMGELIREQILLLTREEVPHSVAIAIDLVEETPSITRVLATINVERDSQKGILIGKGGAMLKAIGSEAREQIQKLIAGKVYLELFVKVQPKWRQSRISLAELGYRVEE from the coding sequence TTTAAATCAGGTTTTATCGGCATTGTTGGTCGTCCAAATGTCGGTAAATCTACTTTAATGAATCAATTAGTAGGACAAAAAATTGCCATTACCTCACCGATAGCACAAACTACACGTAACCGTTTGCGCGGTATATTAACTACGCCAGAGGCGCAGTTAATTTTTGTAGATACGCCAGGAATTCATAAGCCCCATCATCAATTAGGCGAAGTATTGGTGCAAAATGCCAAAATTGCCATTGAATCGGTAGATGTAGTCCTATTTGTGGTAGATGGAGCAGTCGCTTGTGGATCGGGCGATCGCTACATTGCCGAATTACTCAGTCGTAGCAAAACGCCGGTGATTCTGGGCGTGAACAAAAGTGACCAACAACCGGACGATTCTCAGTATTTAGATGATAGTTACGCTCAGATGGCCCAGTCACATGAATGGGAAATCGTGAAATTTTCTGCCAAGACGAGTGCAGGATTACCGCAACTTCAAGAGTTATTAATTGAACATTTAGAAATTGGGCCGTTATACTACCCGCCAGATTTGGTAACTGACCAGCCAGAACGCTTTATTATGGGTGAATTAATCCGAGAACAAATTTTACTATTGACTCGTGAAGAAGTACCCCATTCAGTAGCGATCGCTATTGACTTAGTAGAAGAAACTCCCAGCATCACTCGTGTACTTGCTACCATCAACGTTGAGCGTGATTCTCAAAAAGGCATACTCATTGGCAAAGGTGGAGCGATGCTTAAAGCAATTGGTAGTGAAGCCCGCGAACAAATCCAAAAGTTAATCGCTGGTAAAGTTTACCTGGAATTGTTTGTCAAAGTCCAACCAAAATGGCGACAGTCGCGGATTAGTCTGGCAGAGTTAGGCTATCGCGTGGAAGAATAA